In Janthinobacterium agaricidamnosum NBRC 102515 = DSM 9628, the DNA window GTGGTGTCGCTGCGTCAGGCGCCTGACCAGGAAGCCCGGCATTGCCATTATCAAGCCGTCACTATGCATCAAGCCTGATATGTATGGCAAATACCATTTTTCTTCCGGATTTATACAAAAGATATATAAATAACCCACTATTATAAATCATGGCCATGCAGCCGGCATAGGCTTGCCTGCCAATGACAGGACCGCTTGTGGACAACGATTGACACAATCCAGACATATGTTTACGATTACAGACAATTGTTTAGCGATCTCATCACAGCAGCCATCCCGTGACCGATATTTCCAAAAAAGACCAGCTGTATCAACTGATACGGGCCAATCCCTTCATTTCGCAGCAAGAGCTGGCCGACGGACTGGGCTTGTCGCGCTCGGCGGTGGCCGGCCATATCGCCGGCCTGATCCGTGAGCGGCGCCTGCTGGGACGGGCCTACGTGCTGCCCGACAGCCGCCCGCTGCTGTGCATAGGCGCGGCCAACCTGGACCGCAAGCTGCGCACGCTGGACAAGCTGCAAATGGGCACCTCGAACCCGGCCAGCGCGCAAGAAACCCTGGGCGGCGTGGCCCGCAACATCGCCGAAAACCTGGCCCGCCTGGGACTGCCGGTGGCGCTGCTGACGGTGCTCGGCGACGACGCCGCCGGCCAGGCGCTGCAGGCGCACGCCGAAGCCGCCGGCATCGACACGCGCGGCAGCCTGCACCTGAACGGCAACGCCAGCGGCACTTATACGGCGGTGCTCGACGCGCACGGCGAAATGCTGCTGGCGCTGGCCGACATGCAGCTGTATGAACAATTGACGCCGGCTTTCCTGCTGAGCCGCCAGCCGCAGCGCGCGGCGGCGGCGTTGACGGTGGCCGACCTGAACCTGCCGCGCGACAGCGTGGCGCTGCTGATCGCCGATGCGCGCGCCAGCGCCACGCCGCTGGTGATCGTGGCGGTGTCGCAGCCCAAGATGAACCGCCTGCCGCCCGACTTGCATGGCGTGCATTTGCTGATACTGAACCGCGGTGAACTGGAAACCCGGGTCGGCCGCGCCTTGCCGGCCGCGGCCGACTTGCAGCACGCCTGCCGCGAAGTGCAAGCCCAGGGCGCTGTACTGGTGATCGTCACCTGCGGCGGCCAGGGTGTCTATTACACCGCGCCGGACGGCGTGCGGCACCTGGCCGCGCGCGCCGTCGACATAGTCGACGTGACCGGCGCCGGCGACGCCTTTTCGGCCGCCGTGTGCTGGTCGCTGCAGCGCGACGGCGGCAACTTGCGGCTGGCTTGCCGGCGCGGCATGCAACTGGCCGCGCTGACGCTGCAAGCGCGCAGCACGGTGTCGCCGCTGGTTTCCAGCGAAATATTAGAAAACATAGTTAATGAGACAACCGAGGGCAACGCCGACGCCGGCCTGGCGCCGCCCCCTACCCTTTTTCAACAGGACTGACACCATGCACCAATTCTTATCGTTTTCCAGCGAAGTCGCCAACGCCCGCGCCGCCGGCCTGCCTGTGGTGGCGCTCGAATCGACCATCATTTCGCACGGCATGCCGTATCCGCAAAACGTCGCGATGGCGCGCGAGGTCGAACACATCATCCGCGAGGCCGGCGCCGTGCCGGCCACCATCGCCACCATCGACGGCAAGATTTGCATCGGCTTATCGGAGCAACAACTGGAATTGCTGGGCACTTCGCCGGATGCGATGAAGGTCAGCCGGCGCGACTTGCCGTTCGTGCTGTCGCAAGCAAGACTGGGCGCCACCACCGTCGCGGCGACCATGATTTGCGCCGAACTGGCCGGTATTTCGGTGTTTGTCACCGGCGGCCTGGGCGGCGTGCACCGCGGCGCCGAAACCAGTTTCGACATTTCGGCCGATTTGCAGGAACTGGCGCACACCTCGGTGGCGGTGGTGTGCGCCGGCGTCAAGTCGATCCTCGACATCGGCCTGACGCTGGAATACCTGGAAACCCACGGCGTGCCGGTGCTCAGCGTCGGCCAGGCCGGCTTCCCCGCCTTTTTTACGCGCGAAAGCGGCTTCAACGCCGATTTCCGGATCGACAGCCCGGCCGAGCAGGCGTCGTTCATCCGCACCAAGTGGCAACTGGGCTTGAAGGGCGGCGTGGTGGTCAGCAATCCGGTGCCGCTGGCCGACGCGATGCCGAAGGAAGAAATCGATGCGATCACGGCCCAGGCGTTGCAGGAAGCCGAACAGCAAGGCGTGAAAGGCAAGAAAGTCACGCCGTTCCTGCTGGCGCGCATCAAGCAATTGACCGACGGCCGCAGCCTGGCCACCAATATCGCGCTGGTCAAAAACAATGCCCGCGTCGGCGCGGCACTGGCGGTTGCGCTGCAGAGCAAGTAAAGTACAAGTGAATTCATCTTGTTCTTGCAGGAAGCCATAGCCACCCATGTCCATCGACCTGAAACAGTTAAAGTATTTCCTGGCCGTCGCCGAAGAAAAAAGCTTCAGCCGCGCCGCCGAGCGCCTGCATATTTCGCAGCCGCCGCTGAGCCAGCAAATCATGAAACTGGAGAGCGAATTGGGCGTGCGCCTGTTCGCCCGCACCACCCGCACCTTCGAGCTGACCGTGGCCGGCAAGGCCCTGATGAGCGAGGCTTCGGAACTGCTGGCCAAGATGCGCATGACGATCGACACCATCCGCCAGATCGACCGCGGCGAAGTGGGCCGGCTGCGGGTCGGCATCGTCGGTTCGGCGATGTGGGGGCCGATCCCCAGCCTGCTGGAAGAATTCCAGACCAAGTTCCCGCGCGTCAGCTGGACCCTGCATGAGCTGGGGCCGACGGTGCAATACGAAGCGCTGCGCGCCAAGCAGATCGACGTCGGTTTCTGGCGCGAGCCGAAACTCAACGACGACGACCTGAAACACGACAACCTGCGCCAGGAATTGTGCTTCCGCGAGAATGTCTGCGTCGCCATCAACGAGCACCATCCGCTGGCGAAACAGGCGACGATCGAATTGATCGACCTGAAGGAGCAGCCGATGCTGACGCTGACGCTGGACAAGTCGGCGTTCCCGCGCTACCTGGTGCAATGCTGTATCAAGGCCGGCTTCCAGCCGGTGATTTTCCAGGAGGCGTCAGAGCCGCAAACGCTACTGGCGATGGTCGGCGCCGGCCTCGGCGTGACGCTGGTGCCGGAAACCACCAGCCGCATCGGCTGGCCCGGCGTGGTGTTCTTGCCGATCAAGAGCAATCCGCCGTCCGCCAATTTGTACATCAGCTACACCACGCTGGACGATGCGCCGGTGGTCAGGGCGTTTTTGAATATCATCAACCCGGTGGCCGGCGGCAAATAAGCGCCGCAAAAAAAGCCCCGCATCGTTCGACGCGGGGCTTTACGATGCAAAGCCAGGACAACAGGATCAGAACGTCGCCTTGAACTGCACGCCGTAGGTGCGCGGTTCGTTCAAGATGCCGGTCAGGTTGTCGAAGTCGATCGCGCCCAGCGCCTGGATGCGGTTGGTGATGTTGCGGCCATATGCCGCCACTTCATAGCGGCTCCATTTGTAACCGAAGCGCAAGCCGCCTTCCAGCAATTCCTTGGCCTTGTATTCCTTGGCTTCATACAGGAAGAAGTTGTAGCTGCTGCGGTAAGCCCAGTCGGTGTAGGCAAAGAATTCGCCATCGGCCAGCGGCACGCTGTATTTCAGCGTGAAGTTGGTTTGCCATTCCGGCGCGCGCGGCAGCGGATTGCCGTTGATCAGGGCGGTGCCGGCGAACGGTCCGACCGGGTTGGTCACGCTGCAGCCGCTGGCCGGATTGTTCAGCGCATTGCCGCAGCTTTGCACGAACAGCTTGCCGTCCTTGATTTCGGTATGGTTGTAGCTGCCGCCCAGCGTCATGCTCCAGGCGTCGCTGAGGTTGGCCTGGAAGTCCAGTTCCACGCCCTGGCCGATGACCTTGTCGGCGTTGATCAGCTGGTTCATATTGACCGCGCCGCTACCGGCCGTCAATTGCTTGTCTTTTACACGGTACTGGAACACGCTGGCGCTGACACGGGCGCGCTTGTCGAACAGGTCCTGCTTGACACCCGCTTCATACGAAATGGTTTTTTCGGCGCCGGCGAACGACGGACGGTCGCCCAGGCCGTTCAGGCGGCCCTGCATCGATGGCGCGCGGTAGCCGGTGGCGATGCGCGCGAACAGGTTGGTGTCGCGGTCCAGCGTGTAGGTGCCGCTCAAGTCCCAGCTGACGTTATGCGAGGTGTCGTCGATGATGAACGGGCCGGCGGTGGCGGTCGATTCGATGCGGCTGGCCGAGAAGTCCTTCTTGTCGGTGGTGTAGCGCACCCCGCCGCGCACCTTCAGGCGGTCCGACACGGTGTAGTTCAGCGAGCCGAAGGCGGCGTACGACTTGGCGTGCTGGTTCTGCGTCGCATAGCCGGTATTTTGCGGATTGCCCGGCGCCAGGCTGTTGAAGCTGATGCTGTCGATCTGGATGTCTTCCTTGAAGTAGAACAGGCCGGCGATCCATTGCAGCGGGCCCTTGTAGTTCGACTCGGCGCGGAATTCCTGCGAAATCTGCTTGTGATTCGGGATCACGTCGGCGGTTTCGACGACGAACGGAATGAAGCCAGGGCCCATCGGCGGCGCGTACGCGGCGCCAAAACCGCCGTCGACGTCGGCGCGGCTGTAGAAGTCGAGCTTTTCGTAGCCGGTGATCGAATGCAGCGTCACGCCATCCAGGTCCCACTTCAGGCGCATGCTGCCACCCTTGGTTTTCAGGCGCTGCTCATTGATACCGTCGGTCGGATACGAGTTGTAATCGAAGTTGTCGACCAGGTCGTTGCTGCCCTGCTTCAGGATATTGGCGCGGAACAGCGTCGCGGTGCCGTGCAGGTCGCGCGCATGCACGTTGAACAAGGCCTGGAAATCGCGGGTCGGCTTGACCAGCACTTGCAGCCGGGCCGCATTGTCGGCGTAGCCTTCGAAGTCGCGGGTGCCGGTCGGACGCGGATTGTGCACGCGGTCGTCGCGGTGCTGCGATTGCGCCGAGAAGCGCGCCGCCACGGTGTCGCTGATCGGCAGGTTGTAGGCGCCTTCCAGGTTTTTCACGCCATCCTTGCCGAAACCGCCGCTCAGGTAGCCTTCGGTCTTGAACACCGGCTTGGCCGAATCGAACTTGATCACGCCGGCCGGCGAGTTGCGGCCGAACAGCGTGCCTTGCGGGCCGCGCAGCACTTCGACCTGGTCGACGTCGAATACCGGGAAGCCTTTCAGCATCGCGTTTTCCTGCACGATGTCATCCATTACCAGGCCGACCGGCTGCGACGCGTTCAAG includes these proteins:
- a CDS encoding LysR family transcriptional regulator, which produces MSIDLKQLKYFLAVAEEKSFSRAAERLHISQPPLSQQIMKLESELGVRLFARTTRTFELTVAGKALMSEASELLAKMRMTIDTIRQIDRGEVGRLRVGIVGSAMWGPIPSLLEEFQTKFPRVSWTLHELGPTVQYEALRAKQIDVGFWREPKLNDDDLKHDNLRQELCFRENVCVAINEHHPLAKQATIELIDLKEQPMLTLTLDKSAFPRYLVQCCIKAGFQPVIFQEASEPQTLLAMVGAGLGVTLVPETTSRIGWPGVVFLPIKSNPPSANLYISYTTLDDAPVVRAFLNIINPVAGGK
- a CDS encoding carbohydrate kinase, translating into MTDISKKDQLYQLIRANPFISQQELADGLGLSRSAVAGHIAGLIRERRLLGRAYVLPDSRPLLCIGAANLDRKLRTLDKLQMGTSNPASAQETLGGVARNIAENLARLGLPVALLTVLGDDAAGQALQAHAEAAGIDTRGSLHLNGNASGTYTAVLDAHGEMLLALADMQLYEQLTPAFLLSRQPQRAAAALTVADLNLPRDSVALLIADARASATPLVIVAVSQPKMNRLPPDLHGVHLLILNRGELETRVGRALPAAADLQHACREVQAQGAVLVIVTCGGQGVYYTAPDGVRHLAARAVDIVDVTGAGDAFSAAVCWSLQRDGGNLRLACRRGMQLAALTLQARSTVSPLVSSEILENIVNETTEGNADAGLAPPPTLFQQD
- a CDS encoding TonB-dependent receptor — its product is MMKPHGAMVRRSLIALAVAAAFPLQAAMAQQVAAAGATQDQAQAATSSSAGQLETVIVTAQRRAENIKDVPMSIATLKGDKLDVLTAGGQDIRFLNGRTPSVSVESDYGRTFPRFYIRGLGNTDFDLNASQPVGLVMDDIVQENAMLKGFPVFDVDQVEVLRGPQGTLFGRNSPAGVIKFDSAKPVFKTEGYLSGGFGKDGVKNLEGAYNLPISDTVAARFSAQSQHRDDRVHNPRPTGTRDFEGYADNAARLQVLVKPTRDFQALFNVHARDLHGTATLFRANILKQGSNDLVDNFDYNSYPTDGINEQRLKTKGGSMRLKWDLDGVTLHSITGYEKLDFYSRADVDGGFGAAYAPPMGPGFIPFVVETADVIPNHKQISQEFRAESNYKGPLQWIAGLFYFKEDIQIDSISFNSLAPGNPQNTGYATQNQHAKSYAAFGSLNYTVSDRLKVRGGVRYTTDKKDFSASRIESTATAGPFIIDDTSHNVSWDLSGTYTLDRDTNLFARIATGYRAPSMQGRLNGLGDRPSFAGAEKTISYEAGVKQDLFDKRARVSASVFQYRVKDKQLTAGSGAVNMNQLINADKVIGQGVELDFQANLSDAWSMTLGGSYNHTEIKDGKLFVQSCGNALNNPASGCSVTNPVGPFAGTALINGNPLPRAPEWQTNFTLKYSVPLADGEFFAYTDWAYRSSYNFFLYEAKEYKAKELLEGGLRFGYKWSRYEVAAYGRNITNRIQALGAIDFDNLTGILNEPRTYGVQFKATF
- a CDS encoding pseudouridine-5'-phosphate glycosidase, with translation MHQFLSFSSEVANARAAGLPVVALESTIISHGMPYPQNVAMAREVEHIIREAGAVPATIATIDGKICIGLSEQQLELLGTSPDAMKVSRRDLPFVLSQARLGATTVAATMICAELAGISVFVTGGLGGVHRGAETSFDISADLQELAHTSVAVVCAGVKSILDIGLTLEYLETHGVPVLSVGQAGFPAFFTRESGFNADFRIDSPAEQASFIRTKWQLGLKGGVVVSNPVPLADAMPKEEIDAITAQALQEAEQQGVKGKKVTPFLLARIKQLTDGRSLATNIALVKNNARVGAALAVALQSK